From a single Endozoicomonas euniceicola genomic region:
- the abiEi gene encoding type IV toxin-antitoxin system AbiEi family antitoxin: MNQSIAIKRLNELDRQGRYVFTLRDIGKVFAEDTGKTLQAGLNRLIKQGFLIRAIKGIYVFALSRQKGNDTLELIAKTMRRGEYSYLSLESALAEYGVISQIPIDRLTVMTTGRKGEYKTPFGTIEFTHTKRSAAEIINSIKSVGRPLRLATKEAAWRDLKRVGRNTHLVNEQAIDED, encoded by the coding sequence ATGAATCAATCTATAGCTATCAAACGGCTGAATGAACTCGACAGGCAGGGTCGATATGTTTTTACGCTCCGGGATATCGGCAAGGTCTTTGCGGAAGATACCGGAAAAACATTACAGGCCGGGTTGAACCGGCTGATTAAACAGGGCTTTCTTATTCGTGCCATTAAAGGCATTTACGTGTTTGCCCTGTCAAGGCAGAAAGGCAATGACACCCTGGAGCTTATTGCAAAAACAATGCGTAGAGGGGAGTACAGCTACCTCAGCCTTGAATCTGCATTAGCCGAATATGGTGTTATCTCCCAGATTCCAATAGATCGTCTGACCGTTATGACCACCGGGCGTAAGGGGGAGTATAAAACGCCATTCGGAACCATTGAGTTTACACATACAAAGCGCTCGGCTGCTGAGATCATCAACAGTATTAAAAGCGTCGGACGTCCTTTGCGTCTGGCCACGAAAGAAGCTGCCTGGCGAGACTTGAAACGGGTTGGCAGAAATACACACCTTGTTAATGAGCAGGCTATTGATGAAGATTGA
- a CDS encoding nucleotidyl transferase AbiEii/AbiGii toxin family protein, whose product MSRLLMKIDPADFNYLVERALTGSQVASMRPVIEKELLHYDILFSLEQAGLLDELVFQGGTSLRLCYGGNRFSEDLDFAGGYHFSSKKLTTMKQCIEEYIGKRYGLEASVKEPRQLKKEPEYAELKIDKWQISIVTAPQRKDIPKQKIKIEVTNVPAHTRHALPLLNNYDFLPDGYEDTLIYVETLNEIMADKLVSLPATQRYIRYRDIWDLTWLQQQGATLDPELVKKKLADYRLTNFEQVLAQRIASLSGILAEGRLQAEMKRFIPTDVYDRTLGKEKFSTYLDHSLHKLLQQLQSQLYGDAPENSGFIL is encoded by the coding sequence ATGAGCAGGCTATTGATGAAGATTGATCCGGCAGATTTTAACTATCTGGTTGAGCGGGCCTTAACAGGTAGTCAGGTTGCCAGTATGCGTCCTGTTATCGAAAAAGAGTTATTGCACTACGACATTCTTTTTTCTCTGGAGCAGGCAGGCCTTCTTGACGAACTGGTGTTTCAGGGAGGTACTTCACTGAGGTTGTGTTACGGAGGCAACCGATTCAGTGAAGATCTTGATTTTGCTGGAGGTTATCATTTTTCGTCAAAAAAATTGACGACCATGAAACAATGTATCGAGGAGTACATCGGTAAGCGATACGGACTGGAAGCGTCTGTTAAAGAGCCCCGTCAACTGAAGAAGGAGCCAGAGTACGCAGAGCTGAAAATAGACAAGTGGCAAATATCCATTGTTACAGCGCCACAGCGAAAGGATATACCAAAACAAAAAATCAAAATTGAAGTGACCAATGTACCGGCCCATACCCGGCACGCCCTGCCGCTATTGAACAATTACGATTTTTTGCCCGATGGCTATGAAGATACATTGATATATGTTGAAACCCTGAACGAAATCATGGCTGACAAGCTGGTTTCCCTGCCAGCTACACAACGATATATACGATACCGGGATATCTGGGACCTGACCTGGCTGCAACAGCAGGGAGCAACCCTCGACCCGGAACTGGTCAAAAAAAAGCTGGCTGACTACCGGCTGACTAACTTCGAACAGGTGCTTGCTCAAAGAATCGCCTCTTTGTCGGGCATTTTGGCTGAAGGCAGGCTACAGGCAGAAATGAAACGGTTTATACCGACAGACGTCTACGATCGTACGCTGGGCAAAGAGAAATTCTCAACCTACCTCGACCACTCCCTGCATAAGTTGCTTCAACAGCTGCAAAGTCAGCTCTATGGGGATGCACCGGAAAATTCTGGTTTTATTCTCTGA
- a CDS encoding OmpH family outer membrane protein, whose amino-acid sequence MKIMLFFTFRNNLLARVIFLWAMIACAFPSYGHSGSQLLPFTFAPDFLIPGAFTKLPDGFALNNILETTQKEAVKQPHVNPYSFLNKINITVLALGETEFVLNISDGEWNQTSLGKLNGQCTIGTENQIHCKSGTGKSLRLDFTINLESVFTVQLSQGGGLTLLPSTIPDHGGSDETWLKTINTDRILRYLQDQRMQSIKIQENAKKWKEQVHTKKTEIQKKQEELKKELQRIKLLNGEALFIQGAKQDQDPDHHATSVKIRITKTSQETFELDLSSQYHGELPPGIQLIPLDDSRYTGGGNEPQTKQDQKAPAPPGKKGSGSTASSTTQGSSSTSTTVSATGSGNGQRYARHLGRLKAIRKAVNESLKVKDQKNNIDEFFMVLKSLYKTYPGILKERGSLIDPQTRSKGIFTLLKRHFPEAVKKGDITHVFLDYSSFEQLPEKTLRKLAKKAFPTREFPRDLPNKELVKLLIEAKNDDKKHGLIHFALGHPQCLYGLVEFFISQISLMGVEAPKLYVFQDQTGHVSVFSLRKNTAGHYRIMIADSLTVFEESDQMHNYNFSALAEFISTTLLIALKHENIKGSRFFFLPSRQVDNYTCSSFMLHDLETLMESPMLAKNGYHVTNPTTNVELIHQYFSIFAEVAEQPKPLRINGEERDINQALKGPGVNLDDLRMTFIDLVFTAGLADNLLPPELVQFYRLRRFPQRFLYLTQGRQYLNQMLKGFDCSAQQEVNTQVDSTRGRLSTSDGVYHSDANLAAALLWMKMNIELVEGADVGP is encoded by the coding sequence ATGAAAATAATGTTATTCTTTACTTTTCGAAATAATTTACTCGCTCGTGTTATCTTTCTTTGGGCGATGATCGCCTGTGCATTTCCCTCTTATGGACACTCAGGATCACAACTACTTCCGTTCACCTTTGCCCCTGATTTTCTGATACCCGGTGCTTTCACTAAACTTCCGGACGGCTTTGCCCTGAACAACATTTTGGAAACCACCCAAAAAGAAGCCGTTAAACAACCACACGTGAATCCTTACTCTTTCTTAAACAAAATCAACATAACGGTTTTAGCGTTGGGTGAAACAGAGTTTGTCCTGAATATTTCAGACGGAGAATGGAATCAGACATCACTGGGGAAGCTCAACGGTCAGTGTACGATTGGTACTGAAAATCAGATTCATTGCAAAAGCGGAACAGGCAAATCTCTCAGGCTTGATTTTACTATCAACCTGGAAAGTGTATTTACAGTGCAGCTATCACAGGGAGGCGGTTTAACATTACTTCCATCAACTATTCCGGACCACGGGGGAAGTGATGAGACATGGTTAAAAACTATTAACACAGACAGAATACTTAGATACCTGCAAGATCAGCGAATGCAGTCCATAAAAATACAAGAAAACGCTAAAAAATGGAAAGAACAGGTTCATACCAAAAAAACTGAAATACAAAAAAAACAGGAAGAACTAAAAAAAGAATTACAGCGTATAAAGCTTCTTAATGGTGAAGCTTTATTTATACAAGGAGCCAAACAAGACCAAGACCCTGATCATCATGCTACATCTGTAAAAATAAGAATAACGAAAACAAGTCAGGAAACGTTTGAACTGGATTTGAGCAGCCAGTATCACGGAGAGTTACCTCCGGGAATACAATTAATACCATTAGATGATAGTCGCTATACAGGTGGTGGTAATGAGCCTCAAACCAAACAGGATCAAAAAGCACCTGCGCCACCAGGTAAGAAAGGATCGGGTAGTACTGCCTCATCAACTACTCAGGGAAGCAGCTCAACGTCTACTACTGTTTCAGCAACGGGCTCCGGAAATGGTCAGCGCTATGCCAGGCATCTGGGAAGGTTGAAAGCGATTCGGAAAGCAGTTAACGAGTCTTTAAAAGTCAAGGATCAGAAGAATAATATCGACGAGTTCTTTATGGTGCTAAAAAGCCTGTACAAAACATATCCCGGCATTTTGAAGGAAAGAGGCTCATTAATAGATCCCCAGACACGATCAAAGGGCATTTTTACATTGCTTAAGCGCCACTTTCCTGAGGCGGTAAAAAAAGGTGACATTACTCATGTTTTTCTTGATTACTCCAGTTTTGAGCAATTACCAGAAAAAACGCTGAGAAAGCTTGCAAAGAAAGCATTTCCCACACGTGAGTTCCCCCGGGACTTGCCAAATAAAGAATTAGTCAAACTGCTTATAGAGGCCAAAAATGACGATAAAAAACATGGTTTAATCCATTTCGCTCTTGGTCATCCCCAGTGTCTTTACGGGCTGGTTGAGTTCTTTATATCCCAAATCTCACTGATGGGTGTAGAAGCCCCTAAATTATATGTTTTTCAGGATCAAACCGGACACGTCAGCGTTTTCTCTTTACGAAAAAACACTGCTGGCCATTATCGCATTATGATTGCAGACAGTTTAACTGTGTTTGAAGAGAGTGATCAGATGCACAATTACAACTTTTCGGCGCTGGCAGAATTTATCAGCACGACTCTGTTGATTGCGTTAAAGCATGAGAACATTAAAGGCTCCCGTTTTTTCTTTCTCCCGAGCCGTCAGGTTGATAACTATACCTGTTCATCATTTATGCTGCACGACCTGGAAACACTGATGGAGTCTCCCATGTTGGCCAAGAATGGCTATCATGTGACTAATCCAACTACCAATGTGGAATTGATTCATCAGTATTTCAGTATCTTCGCAGAGGTTGCAGAGCAACCGAAGCCACTGCGGATCAATGGAGAGGAGAGAGATATCAATCAGGCACTGAAAGGCCCTGGCGTTAACCTGGATGATCTTCGAATGACTTTTATTGACCTGGTTTTCACGGCGGGCTTAGCGGACAATCTTCTGCCACCTGAGCTGGTTCAGTTTTATCGACTGCGGCGTTTTCCTCAAAGATTTCTTTACCTGACCCAGGGCAGGCAGTATCTGAACCAGATGCTTAAGGGTTTTGATTGCTCAGCCCAGCAGGAGGTAAACACTCAGGTTGACAGCACTCGTGGAAGGTTGTCCACCAGTGATGGAGTTTACCACAGCGATGCAAACCTGGCTGCTGCCTTGTTGTGGATGAAAATGAATATTGAACTGGTAGAAGGCGCTGACGTCGGCCCGTAA
- the truD gene encoding tRNA pseudouridine(13) synthase TruD, giving the protein MNDLSYPMDWAYAWGGPAGKALFKEQPEDFIVEEQLPFEPDGEGEHLLVYVEKQGENTDWVAGRLARFAKVKRLSVSYAGRKDRHGVTRQWFSVWMPGMEEPRWSDFQEDNIRILQVSRHRRKLKTGALKGNRFIITLRNVDADREQLETLLDNVAVKGVPSYFGEQRFGRRGENLERAIKMFAGEFRAHKNKRAMYLSAARSWLFNRIVSERVNQNNWLNYITGDVPGFQDSGSLILRDHNDELMARIHRGEVVLTAPLWGEGELLSDSECKALEVAALEPYAVLKSGLEDARMKQERRAIRLIPGQMQWEWQDDLTLQLSFMLPKGCFATSVLRELLLCEERDRFEPAAVQ; this is encoded by the coding sequence ATGAATGATCTTTCCTATCCCATGGACTGGGCGTATGCATGGGGTGGCCCTGCTGGTAAAGCGCTGTTTAAAGAACAGCCTGAAGATTTTATTGTTGAGGAACAGTTGCCCTTTGAGCCAGATGGCGAAGGGGAGCATTTGTTGGTCTATGTTGAAAAACAGGGTGAAAATACGGATTGGGTGGCCGGCAGGCTTGCCAGATTTGCCAAAGTTAAACGACTGTCGGTGAGCTATGCCGGGCGCAAGGATCGTCATGGCGTTACACGGCAGTGGTTTAGTGTCTGGATGCCGGGTATGGAAGAACCTCGCTGGAGTGATTTTCAGGAGGATAATATCCGTATCCTGCAGGTCAGCCGACATCGCCGTAAGCTGAAAACCGGTGCATTGAAAGGCAACCGGTTTATCATCACCCTGAGAAATGTCGATGCTGACCGGGAACAGCTTGAAACGTTGCTTGATAACGTTGCTGTCAAAGGTGTTCCCAGCTATTTTGGCGAACAGCGCTTTGGGCGACGGGGTGAAAACCTGGAGCGCGCCATCAAAATGTTTGCCGGTGAGTTCCGGGCGCACAAGAATAAACGCGCAATGTATTTGTCTGCCGCGCGCTCCTGGCTGTTTAACCGCATTGTCTCTGAGCGGGTCAACCAGAATAACTGGCTGAATTATATCACGGGCGATGTACCTGGATTTCAGGACAGTGGCAGTCTGATTCTCAGGGATCATAATGATGAACTGATGGCGAGAATACATCGGGGTGAGGTGGTCTTGACCGCTCCGCTCTGGGGGGAAGGCGAACTCCTGTCTGACTCTGAATGCAAGGCGCTGGAAGTGGCGGCACTGGAACCGTACGCGGTTCTGAAATCCGGGCTGGAAGATGCCCGTATGAAGCAGGAACGGCGAGCCATACGACTGATTCCAGGTCAAATGCAGTGGGAGTGGCAGGATGACCTGACCTTGCAACTGAGCTTTATGCTACCCAAAGGGTGCTTTGCGACTTCGGTATTGAGAGAACTGCTGCTGTGCGAAGAGAGGGATCGGTTTGAACCTGCTGCTGTGCAATGA
- the ispD gene encoding 2-C-methyl-D-erythritol 4-phosphate cytidylyltransferase, translating into MTRSRETLRDKYWAVVPAAGVGRRMNADMPKQYLEIQGKTLMEHTLQRLLDFPLLEKLVVVLGGDDEYYPDVALLRDPRIILAKGGRERYHSVVNGLAVLDELAEDTDWVLIHDVARPCIRQSDLDWLVKSLEGDPIGGLLGMPVRDTMKRSNEDGVISGTVDRENLWHALTPQMFRLKPLIDGLSKAMEAGVNITDEASAMEFAGHKPRMVEGHGDNIKVTRASDLALASLYLQQQAKLIETV; encoded by the coding sequence ATGACTCGTTCTCGTGAAACGCTCCGTGATAAGTACTGGGCTGTCGTACCCGCAGCTGGCGTAGGGCGCCGCATGAATGCGGATATGCCTAAGCAGTATCTTGAAATTCAGGGTAAAACCCTGATGGAACATACCTTACAACGGCTGCTGGACTTTCCGTTGCTGGAAAAGCTGGTCGTGGTATTAGGGGGGGATGATGAATATTATCCGGATGTCGCGCTGCTGCGTGACCCCCGTATCATTCTGGCAAAAGGGGGTAGAGAGCGTTATCACTCGGTGGTGAACGGGCTGGCGGTACTGGATGAACTGGCTGAAGATACCGACTGGGTGCTGATTCACGATGTCGCGCGGCCGTGTATTCGGCAGTCGGACCTGGACTGGCTGGTGAAATCCCTTGAAGGTGACCCTATTGGTGGTTTGCTGGGGATGCCGGTCAGGGATACCATGAAGCGTTCTAATGAAGATGGCGTCATCTCAGGAACCGTTGATCGTGAAAACCTCTGGCACGCTTTAACCCCTCAGATGTTCCGCCTGAAACCCCTGATCGACGGGCTGAGCAAGGCTATGGAAGCAGGCGTTAACATTACCGATGAAGCCAGCGCCATGGAATTTGCCGGTCATAAACCGCGCATGGTCGAAGGTCATGGCGATAATATTAAAGTCACCAGAGCCTCAGACCTGGCGCTGGCCTCATTGTACCTGCAACAACAAGCGAAACTGATAGAGACAGTCTGA
- a CDS encoding septum formation initiator family protein produces the protein MRRLVISVLTLTFIFFQTQLWFGEGSISELLNTREQIERQQSENERLYRRNRSLAAEVVELQNGLEIVEEQARVDLGMVRKDETFYLIYD, from the coding sequence ATGCGCAGGCTGGTCATTTCAGTTCTAACCCTTACATTTATTTTTTTTCAAACTCAACTCTGGTTTGGCGAAGGCAGTATCAGTGAACTGCTGAATACCCGTGAGCAGATTGAGCGTCAGCAGAGTGAAAATGAGCGTCTCTACCGGCGCAACCGCTCACTGGCTGCGGAAGTGGTTGAGCTGCAGAATGGGCTGGAAATCGTTGAAGAGCAGGCCCGGGTCGATCTGGGCATGGTTCGCAAGGACGAAACCTTCTACCTTATCTATGATTAA
- a CDS encoding polysaccharide deacetylase family protein yields MIDSNQRIMLVLNACCFLFFAPSLMAKEDGSLLDNWLIDHQLRPVVYGSGTKGRLNLAKQLLSTIDCTADIETDEKLADCLSSVPTLIRFLSVENGRIKNLPVADSSHSQQIIAVRAKGMRPSGEAVWFTLISALESGVVRQYTPPDKNTERPFVAFVPTETRGITRPAQHWAIHGAYYFFNLVLGSWNHDTWLYMPSLPYDQPALAITIDDAPSVYTSLILEALAKHRVKATFFLIGSNILVHPEYTRMILASGHEIAHHMYDYDPVTRRTLSAFINEFQSTQTLMLDAMTQSQSELRKNEQNVVKGSPLWFRPPSGLDASFMRRYIKRAGYESVIGNLGLVDAKSVWPFHGLFTSFFKWQLHHLSGGDISVYHDSGDYRPSYWLSHNTATRAQRTVQVLEALDSLPETAITLTLSDLKYLNDITRAHGRPAGHHINVINDEHHTEAFEQHFQELRQQGITQFGEPFSRMMDDNNIENIYVVTGGDSPDYYKLEKADNNYIWPFSQLNQQQFNAETREGSRFFILFRTPDRYIGGRVIARTKLPWYYMFERSGSRQRRSEAGFAQKWFLPVVFLCAAFHQEAGDACRPLSQSP; encoded by the coding sequence ATGATTGATTCAAACCAAAGAATAATGCTTGTTCTGAATGCCTGTTGCTTCCTTTTTTTCGCCCCCTCTCTGATGGCAAAAGAAGATGGCTCTCTTTTGGATAACTGGCTTATTGATCACCAGCTCCGCCCTGTTGTCTATGGCAGTGGTACTAAAGGAAGGTTGAATCTGGCAAAACAGCTGCTATCCACTATTGACTGCACCGCTGATATTGAAACAGATGAAAAACTGGCTGACTGCCTGAGTTCAGTTCCGACACTGATAAGATTTCTTTCGGTCGAAAACGGCAGGATAAAAAATCTGCCCGTGGCTGATAGCAGTCATAGTCAGCAGATTATTGCAGTGAGGGCAAAAGGCATGCGCCCATCAGGCGAGGCTGTATGGTTTACACTGATCAGCGCATTAGAATCAGGCGTTGTCAGGCAATACACGCCCCCTGACAAAAACACTGAAAGGCCATTTGTAGCATTCGTACCAACAGAGACCAGGGGTATAACCAGGCCGGCGCAGCATTGGGCTATCCATGGCGCTTACTATTTTTTCAATCTTGTTCTGGGCTCATGGAACCATGATACCTGGCTATACATGCCGAGCCTCCCTTATGACCAGCCGGCGCTGGCTATCACCATTGATGACGCGCCCAGCGTTTATACCTCTCTGATACTGGAGGCTCTCGCAAAACACAGAGTGAAAGCAACATTTTTCCTGATAGGCTCAAACATTCTTGTTCACCCTGAATATACCCGGATGATTCTGGCGTCGGGTCACGAAATAGCACATCACATGTATGACTATGATCCTGTCACACGACGGACTCTAAGTGCTTTTATTAATGAGTTTCAATCTACGCAAACGCTTATGCTGGATGCGATGACCCAGTCACAATCTGAGCTCAGGAAAAATGAGCAGAATGTGGTCAAGGGCTCACCTTTGTGGTTTCGCCCACCCTCTGGTCTGGATGCGAGCTTCATGCGTCGCTATATAAAAAGAGCCGGTTATGAAAGTGTCATTGGTAATCTTGGGCTGGTCGACGCAAAATCAGTATGGCCTTTTCATGGACTATTTACGTCTTTCTTTAAGTGGCAGCTTCATCATTTATCCGGTGGGGATATCAGCGTTTATCATGATTCAGGGGATTATCGTCCCAGTTACTGGCTCAGCCATAACACGGCAACCAGAGCGCAAAGAACCGTTCAGGTTCTGGAGGCTCTGGACAGCCTGCCCGAGACTGCCATTACCCTGACATTGTCAGATTTAAAGTATCTGAACGATATTACCAGGGCTCACGGGCGTCCGGCAGGCCACCATATTAATGTCATCAATGATGAGCATCATACAGAGGCATTTGAACAGCATTTTCAGGAGCTGAGACAGCAGGGAATAACGCAATTTGGCGAACCGTTTTCCCGCATGATGGATGATAACAATATTGAGAATATCTATGTCGTTACAGGTGGTGATTCGCCTGACTATTACAAGCTCGAAAAAGCTGATAATAATTATATATGGCCATTCAGCCAACTAAATCAGCAACAGTTCAATGCCGAGACAAGGGAAGGCTCCCGTTTCTTTATCCTGTTCAGAACACCAGACCGATACATTGGCGGCAGAGTGATAGCCAGAACCAAACTGCCGTGGTATTACATGTTTGAGCGTAGCGGGTCGAGGCAGCGTCGATCAGAAGCCGGTTTTGCGCAAAAATGGTTTTTACCGGTGGTTTTCTTGTGTGCGGCGTTCCATCAGGAAGCAGGTGATGCGTGCCGCCCCCTATCACAGAGCCCCTGA
- the surE gene encoding 5'/3'-nucleotidase SurE, protein MNLLLCNDDGVTARGLSALYQSLKGLGHCSVYAPDRNCSATSSALTLDRPLRPSLQDNGFYAIDGTPVDCVHLAVNALLSIEPDIVVSGINHGANLGDDVLYSGTVAAALEGRFMRKPAIAVSLCGDSDEGFAAAGRVVSELVQKLDQLNLPTGSVLNVNVPNRSYDDIKGIKVTRLGHRERPDAPLKVADPRGREAWWIPPVGKEQDAGAGTDFHAIATGYVSVTPLQYDQTDHATLTQVQHWLGG, encoded by the coding sequence TTGAACCTGCTGCTGTGCAATGACGATGGCGTGACAGCCAGGGGGCTGTCTGCGCTTTATCAAAGTTTGAAAGGGCTGGGCCATTGCTCGGTATACGCTCCGGATCGTAACTGTTCGGCTACCAGTAGTGCTTTGACTCTGGACCGCCCGCTGCGCCCTAGTCTTCAGGACAATGGTTTCTACGCTATTGATGGCACTCCGGTTGACTGTGTACATCTTGCTGTAAACGCCCTGCTTTCAATCGAGCCGGATATAGTGGTTTCTGGTATCAATCACGGTGCTAACCTGGGAGACGATGTACTTTATTCCGGTACGGTGGCAGCCGCGCTGGAAGGGCGCTTTATGCGTAAACCTGCGATTGCTGTATCACTGTGTGGTGACAGCGATGAAGGGTTTGCCGCAGCGGGGCGTGTTGTGTCTGAACTGGTGCAGAAGCTGGATCAACTCAACCTGCCCACCGGTTCAGTTCTGAATGTCAATGTACCCAATCGTTCTTATGACGATATAAAAGGAATAAAGGTGACTCGTCTGGGTCATCGTGAGCGACCCGACGCGCCATTAAAAGTTGCTGATCCCCGTGGGCGTGAAGCCTGGTGGATCCCACCGGTGGGTAAAGAGCAGGATGCCGGAGCCGGTACGGATTTTCATGCTATTGCCACAGGTTATGTATCAGTGACGCCGTTGCAGTATGACCAGACGGATCATGCAACATTGACTCAGGTACAGCACTGGCTGGGAGGCTGA
- the ispF gene encoding 2-C-methyl-D-erythritol 2,4-cyclodiphosphate synthase, producing the protein MRIGHGFDVHRFAETGGGDHIILGGVKIPSPRRLLAHSDGDVLLHAVSDALLGAAALGDIGQHFPDTDPLYKGIDSRKLLRHVVSLLVEKGFAVVNLDSTIVAQAPKMAPHIETMCRHLAEDMGVARDCVNVKATTTEKLGYTGRKEGIAVHAVVLISPHSVE; encoded by the coding sequence ATGCGAATAGGACACGGTTTTGACGTTCACCGTTTTGCCGAGACAGGCGGCGGTGATCATATAATTCTGGGTGGCGTCAAGATTCCCAGCCCCCGGCGACTGCTGGCACACTCAGATGGTGATGTACTGCTGCACGCAGTATCCGATGCCCTTCTGGGGGCGGCTGCCCTGGGTGATATTGGTCAGCATTTTCCGGATACCGACCCGCTTTATAAAGGCATCGACAGTCGTAAGTTATTGCGTCATGTCGTCAGCCTGCTGGTAGAGAAAGGGTTTGCTGTTGTTAATCTGGACTCTACGATTGTGGCTCAGGCACCAAAGATGGCTCCGCATATCGAAACCATGTGCCGCCATCTGGCTGAAGATATGGGTGTCGCGCGAGATTGTGTCAACGTCAAGGCGACCACCACCGAAAAACTGGGCTATACCGGTCGTAAGGAAGGTATAGCCGTCCATGCCGTTGTTCTGATAAGCCCTCATTCTGTTGAATAA